TGAGGCTGCAAGGGTGCCTTGGCGCCGACCATGAACATCAGTGTAACCGCGTCTGGCTGGGGATCTTTATTACATGCCATTCCAGATCTCTCTCTCCCGACTCATGTCCTGTCATCTCCCTCCTGTATGCAGgctaataaaggcataaaaaataattaaacaaaaagaagcTGTAGTCaccagctggttagcttagcttagcacaaagactggaaacagctagcccagCTCTGTCCAACAGCAATAAAATCCGCCTccaagcacctctaaagttcaccgattaacacattatatttcGTGTTTAAGCCACATATAACCTTAAGTGTGAAAATGACAAGTAATGGTTTTTCTTCAAAGTTACTGCGCCAGGCCAAGCCTCCACatcttctcatttttttaaaaaggtattattttattttttttgcacaaatgaaacaaatgagatgtAATGTGTAAACTAGAAGGTTTAGCTCGTcgccttcagacagagccaggctagctgtttcccccgtttccagtctttgtcaagctaagctaacaggctgtAGCTTcaaatttgacataaaaatgtgaagGTGGTATCAATCTATTCCTTCTACTAACTGCAGCTCCGTTTGACAGATTCAATACATTCATCTCACAGGAAATAGAGGATAATATTCACTCTTTGTTAacatatttttgtagtttatgAAATACAGGAACAGTACATTAACAGACAAGTTTACAatacaacaaataataaaatacagtaagtcCTTATACAGGATtgcatatattaaaatataagtTTATGGCttaacacagaaatacagtagGTAACCTCAACATACTAAtgacaatatactgtaactgtactGACTGTAAACACTGAACATGTAGGTTATTAATTCTCAATGTACGCATATAACTCAATCTTTGGTTGTAAAAGAAACATGTACAACATTAGCATACAGTAGATATGTGCCCCTTTGAGAGATATAATTTAATAACATTCCTCAGCATGTATAGCTACTTtataacacagaaaaagctCAGAATGTTATGATAGTTTTCAGAGCTTAGAGTTCCATAGAGACATTTAATTAAGTTGTGGATTCAcctaaattattttgaaaaagcacCATGAGATTTGTGTAAGGATAAAAAGTATTcttcttccaaaataaaagcactgtcTATTGCTGTATCTATTATCTGGGACTGGTGTATTTTGCTGTTAAGTTGCTTCACTATTAtatttccgtgtgtgtgtgtgtgtgtgtgtgtgtgtgtgtgtgtgtgtgcatgcgtgatCTGTAATGAGCAGCCTGAATTTAAAGAGTAAAATGTCAGTTATTTGTACGTTaaagaaaattcagtttttttattattagtagcAGTATTACTTTAAACTGTGTTCTGTGACAATCTGTAACATCAATGTAGTTTTGTGAAAACATCATTTGTATGGGAATCTTGTCTCCTGCTTTTTCCTGATTtatatgtgtgcatacagtacGGAAAACAACTTATGTTGTAATGGTGTAGGCCTCTAAATTTCAAGGTATTTCAGCTATgtaactaaaatgaaaatgtttgaaaactgctacttctatatttacatttcagctgTGTCAAGGCAGCCTGTGTGTTGGCTGCGCAACAAGCTGCTATTTCTGACAGTGTTTATGAGACTTCTGGCTGGCTGGCAGTTGCTGATTTGCTCTGGGTTGGGCACTAATGCCCTGAAGCATTCAGTAGATGGTACTTTCTCTCAGTTTCTTCCCCTGGGCGATGCTTCCTGGCTGCCATTAACTATCCAGTATGGCAGGATGTACATTTATGTTACTGGTCTGAATCTCACTCTGAACATaccatatatatttttaacgGCATCACAACAGTAGATTTTATTTCAGGTATTTGAACCCACTGTCATGACGGTCCAGTCTAAACCAGAATCCATACAATTGCCATTATAGTATTTTTTGAACATGATTAAACCTTTTCAGAAAGTTCAAACTAGAGCACTGGTTCCCAGCCTGGGTGTTGGGTCCTGAGATGAATCTaaggggttgtgagatgattactggggtggaaaataagaaaaacatataattattaataacattattcttatttttgAGACTTTTTCTAATCATTGGTTCTCTCTTGTGAAACATTGAATAGTTTTACCTCAGGTCAAGCAATCTGAGAAGGCAAAATCACTCTGGTCAGATTCCTCACAACTCATAGTCACACATCCTGTAATGAGGGGTTGCATGTATCCATTGGTTCGTATTAAGGGgtcaaaagcaaaacagtgtGAAAACCTCCTTACTAGAGAACCAAGGCTGAAATCAGTCATCAGGAGACAAACCTGCAGCAACTGCACTGACAGAGGACAGCTGGGTGACTTTGTTGACTTGTGGAATGTTTGTTTAAGATTTAAATGAGCTTTAgcttattatgtttttttctgacctaGAAACTGTGATATCTCTGGAAACCCCTCAGGTAATGTTAATATACTGATGAATTCACTGTCAGGGGAGAAGTACTGAGATTCAGGTCATGATGATTCTGTACACAGATGCTTcctcttagaaaaaaaaaaaaagatgccatAACATGGTTAGAATAAGCAGACGTATTGCAATGCGGGGATCAAAATGTGAGTCTAACATTTAGAGGggaattattattaattattatacaACTGGATCTCATccatattaaaaatgtgttcctttgttcagtattttttgcagtgcaaaCTGGAAAGTATCATGATGAAATTACTCAGTGAAATAACTAGCTAAAcgtaaattaatatttcatgtaaATTTGTCTGTTATTAGTCAATACCTATGTTTATATCAATAAACAACTAGATAGCAATTTCAGTAATATCTACATTGTGTATCTGGTCATTGTGGTCAATAGGAATAATTGCCACAACACTAGATGGTTCACTTGGGTTTTTCTTGTTCTTattactgaaaaacaatttcaaataaatttaaaagaaattattattccTCCGAATCAGAATAAAGTTaaatgaagtaaaagtacagtgtATCGCAAACACTGTGTTAATGTTTCTGTAGTTATGGTAGatcaaaaattacttttaaaatagaCCTGCATACAAGGTTTTAAGATTTGACAAAGCAGTGTTCAAAGACACCTCAACAGAAGGTAAGTTACTGCAAAATCACATATTATTACTTGAGCATAAAATCACACCCAAATATAGAAtaatttaaattgattaaattgcATAAGAGAAATCCTTACAGCATCATGTCCTGTAAAGGCCAACAGAACCAAAACAggaatgtaaaataaagcataaatattttacaacttGCAGTGATAATTAGGTGAGCTCTGCAAGCTCtgcataaaaaaagaatttctctttcaagcagcagcttcagtccaaCATCTTTGAAACTTCTCATCTTTGTAGTGCCAAGATTCCCAGTGCATAAAAAAGCGGGATAACTTTTATTTAAGGTGCAGCCTCAGGATATTCAGAAGCAAGTTAAACCAAGGAATacaccaaaaatgttttcatgctgtttgTCTCTGAGTAACTGGTGCTGatggttgctttttttttctttctgaaggACGTCACCATCAAGAATGCAAACACTCTCTTTAAAACTCTTTTGTTCTTACTTGCATAGCGATTCCTTGCAGGGTCACCCAGAACTTTGTGGTAAAAGTGAGACtagtgaaaataataaaagcagtatttgcaattttttttaaaaactgttagTGATGTAAcctcacaaaaatatttttatgtgtcttAACAAATGCCCCTTTTGCAACGGTAAGGAATCGTAATCATTTAAATTGTATGAGATAAATGTATGCATTGTAATGTAGGCGATAAACAGTTTTAACAACATATTTCTAGGCATTAACAGGATGctttggggtgttttttttcttttgctttcgGATGACATTACACtgataattcattttttatcaaCAGTACATGCTACTGAAACAGTACCAACAACTGTGAGAGCCAAATAAAGGTTTAACTTTACGGAAGATGCTACAGTTTTAATCTTGCGCACATTCAGAGCATAAAAATCTTACCCTGCAGGGTCTGCCAGTGACTTTTACAAAACCATGGGGGTATCGGAGCACACAGAGCTGACAGACTCTGCGTCAgacctccttctctccctgttTTCCCCCTGCCactcctcatcttcctcaccTATTGGATTCAACCTCCCGTTCTGCTCCAACTGGTCCTTGATTTCCAGGAAGCCCACATGTCTGTAGGGGAAGCCTCCGCCTTCCACTCTTTCCTGCCCTGTCTCCTCGTGTGCCTGAGAAATGCTGGCAGTtgaagagtggaggctgtctTGGGGGTCATTTTTCTCCAGGCCATGACCTGGACAACAAGCGCAGCGGCAGGGTGTGAGATAGAGGTAGATGAGAACCATAACTATACTGACCAGACATGCTACGAGGGTGGTGTAGGCTGTTTTTAGGTTCTCCAGTCCACCACTCAGAGTAGAATTAAACACCACTACAGTTACATACAGTGTCTCATTGAGGGAGTCACTTGTGGCATAGCAGGTGTAGACCCCTGAGTCTTCTGCCCTCAGGGGCCCAATCTGGAGGCTGCCATCAGGACGCATCACAGCAGTCTTGTTTGCTGGAGACACTGGGATATTTCCCGGCAGCACCCAGCTCTTCATCATGTCCTTCTCCCTGGTGTCACAGTCCAGCACCAGGAACTGCTCCAGATAGGCCTCTTCATCCATACTTTTGACCTCACTGCAGTTCAAATTGACCTTGTCCAGATCCAGTATGggcattttctctttctgcgTGCCTGGCAGCACACAAGTATGGCTGCTCCTGAAGTCAGTGACAGAGCTGAGCTCCTTGAGGTGCCAGCGTACCACCACATCGTACAGCTCGCAGCTGCAGGGCAGAGTGTTGTTGTGGAAGTACAGACCATTCTTGATCCAGGCGGGCAGAGCCCGAAGCTCATGCAGAGGCAGGACTTTGATTCGGTTGGAGGAAACATCCAGCAGCCTAAGAGTTTTCAGCCGGCTACGCTCCTTCACCAGCTCCAAGGGGAAGCGTGAGATCTGGTTTTGGCTCAGGTAGAGCCTCTGCAGACTGATGAGGCCAGAGAAAGCAGAACGATCTATCTGGGAGATGTGGTTGTTATAAAGCAGCAGCACCTCCAGGTGTTCCAGCGGCTCAAAGATGAACTCGTCCAGCAGGACGAGGCCATTAGAGGACAGGTCCAGGTATCGAAGCTTTGTCACATGCACAAATGCCTCAGAGGACAGAAAAGTGAGGCCATTGTTGCTGAGCAGCAGACTGTGCAGTCTGCCGAGTTTGACAGGGGTCCACTCAGCACGTAGCCTGGTGATGGAGTTGAAGCTGAGGTCCAGAACAGCTGTGTATTGTGGAAGACCAAGGGGGACGTTGGTTAGATTCATCTTAGAGCAGCTGACGATGttgctggcacacacacaagtcttGTGGCAGTCCAGGGGGCTTCCCATCAACTGTGCACTGACTCTCACTGTTGGCAGCAGTAACGCAAAAGGTAGAACTGTGATTAAGCTCCTTCTGCTGGGCACTGCTTCAGTGGCACGATGGGACAGGCAGAGTGAGTCCCCCATCATGTCAGGATTATAAACTGCAGGAGTCTGGATACCTTCACCTAGTCGTCACACTGGGGAGTCATGGAGCTGAGAAGACATATTGTACAGGGAGATCAATAAATCAGCACTGTTTGACTGAAGATCTTGTGGGATAATAAAGATGCAGACTGAAATGACATCAATGCTCGCTGCACGTCGTTCTCTAACGCACTCCGGGGTGCACTGCAGCAGTCAGGTCAGTGTTAAAAAGTTGTGTTTGCTCAGCAGAAAATGTCACCATGCCGCCAGCAATGAATTAGCgtcatcaaaataataataataaagaaaaaaaattctgtatatCGCCTAAAGGATCACTAACATACGGCTGTTTGTTTCATTCGCCTCCTCCCATCCCCATCCCATCACCAAATCTCCTCACTGTGTCAGGAACATGTGTCCCAGAAGTGTCCCGCCCGCGGGCGCGTTACCTCTGGTCGGTTTCTGAAGATCCGCACGGAAAAGGGgaggtcgggggggggggtcttcgACAGCCCGGCCTCGGAGATGATACGCCACAGAGCAGTGTCACCCTCTTTGTCACGGCACCGGGGATCAGCGGTGATCGGCGGTCCCTCTCGTCTCTCGCCGGGACGTACAGGCGGACATACTGCACGGCTCAAAATGACCGGAAAAGCCTGTCTGCGGTCCACACTGATGAGGCAACCATCTGATAGTTGATCTGAGTGGCGCAAACAGCAGAGCAGGGGGTGTGTCAACTCCCaaccccctcccctctctttaTGTACACACTGTCaccaattggaaaaaaaacatatgactATGATATTAtgaagactgaagaaaaaaaaaattttttgcaCTGAACTGTATGTGTCAACTGTAAGTGGGATTGGTCAGGTACAGTATAACTGAGCCCGACAGCCATAACAACATCGACTTATGTGTATGAAATCAGCCACAGTATTTAAAATCTTTCACCTTCTTTCTTAAATATGTCGATTGCCATGGAGGTGGGTAAACATCTGGGGAATGAATTGTCCTTGACCTGGGGAGGGGGACTGCTAAAGGCTGGTtgccccttctctcttttcttctcatattttttctaaaacaaagaGGGAGTGGGTGTCCCCAGGGGCACATTAATCAGCTATGGCTCATTCAGTGCTATGATGATTTTAATGACGAGCCCTTCCTTCTGGCTCATCTTATTACTCTGGTGAAGGACAGGGCAAGCgctcattgtgtgtgtgaactgcagctgcagcagccttTAGCTCGGGGACGTGATGTGCATGCGGCAGTGTGTGAAGGATCAATATGGTGAGTTCAGAGCAGCACGCTCAGCATATGGTTAATATAAACAGCTTTGAATCCTATTTTGTGAACAGGATAAAACCCTTTTAGCTCATAGTCATTATATCAGTAAGATATACATAATCATGAAGTGCTGTAACTAGTTATGTAACTCAGACTCTTTGCAGGTTCTTGCATCTTGTGTTGACCAGCCCGTCTTTGTTAGAGTTCAGTTTTTAGCTTAGGAACCACAGCCTCATTAACCTGCTAGGGGGACAATAATTATCTGCTGGGCCCCTATTAATCCCTGCCAGAAAGCAAAACGAAACTTCTGGCCCAACATATTCCTGGGTCCTCGGCCTGAGTCTGGCCCATGTAGTTCCACATCTGGGCTGATTCTGGCTCTTGGCCTCCAGTGTTGGCCAACAGCCAGGAAGTAACTGTGTGTGGACCAGAATTGGTCCAGATGTGGAAGTAGCCTCTGACAGTCATGCTGTATGTGGGCTGGGCTTGGTCCGAGGAACTGGGCGTATATTTAGCCAGAAGAAACACAATATGTGGCCAAAGCAAAAAACTATAAGAATAATTTTGCTACCTGGGCTGGTTCCTCCCACTTTCTGTGCAATGCctacattttttcagtgttagaATTTTACTTGGCTACAGGTTTGCTCTGAGGTagttttatcaaacacattattttaGAAAGGTGCaacataaagagacacaaaaccaaaacaataaagggCTTGAAAACTTGATTTTGACGCAGGGGCCCCCTTCAAGACAGGGCCTCAAGATTAGGTTATAAAGCAGGACCCACATTACATTAAGGCCCTTATAATATCCGATGATATCGTGATTAAGCGGTGCTTTTTCTCAAACAAATATTCAATAAACCTGCATGGGCAAGCCTTCACAGGCCCTGGAGTTCAGGGGCCCAATGCAGGGCAGATGCCAGCTTTGCCCGGTTTGTATATCCGACCGTTTTAGTAGTGCATTGTTATTCACAATGTAGCCTTGGGATACATATAGTTGTTAATTTAGATATAATCCAGTGAGTTCACATTAATGCAACTATACTAGCTACACACATTGTACTGTTGGCTACCACAGTTGGGATAACTGGCAAGCAGGAAGGActcaaatacagacacaatgTATTGTTGTGGGCATTTTATTTGGCAGACGATGAGGGGTTGCATCCGGCACCAGGTAGCCAGGCAGAATCAGGCAGACACAACAGGAAACTGAGCAGCCAGGACATAAACAATAGGCAGGTAACAGGCGAACTGGTAACGGGCAGGGTAGACTATACCACAACTGGCACTACACCAGCAAGGCAACAGAGAACTGGTGCTGAGCACTGGCCACAATGGGCCTTTTAATCAAAAGACATTTAGACATGTAAGAGTAAGAATAGGAAAGGTGTAAATAATATAATCAATGTTGACTGAATTCCATTCAACTGCTTcactgtgcatgctggctcactgttaCACTGACATGAATCCCTGGGACACACAAATAGAACAAGGTCGTTCTTAattttattagtaacacctgtgattttcctaCCATGTCgagtcaaaatgtctcctgtgaaaaaggcctacaGTGAGAATTTGATGAGGGGAATGATGGACAGCATGTCAGGCAGGTGGATGGGTCAGGTGATCTCCAGGGGATCTAGAGAGCAACATGAGGGGGTGTGGAAAATGCAAGAACGCACACACTGGAACTTTGATGGCTGTGTGAAGCTGACGAAGGTGAAAAGGGGGAAGAGGCAGACGACAACATGACAGACGACCATCCAGCTAACGTATATCTGTACATGAAGTACGTTGTTATCAATCTGCTGGTCACAAGGTCACCTCACACAGAAGCCCTCACACTGAAAGAGATGTGAAGATGAAACGGTGTACAGGTCTTGCTGCTATGGGTGCCAGGGTCCAAAATTAGGTGACAGTGGAGAGAGCAAATAATGAGAGCACCATGTGCAGTATAAAATGTGATCTAACATTTGGAAGGTAAGATGGACATTCCAGTGTGTGTAGGGAGGAGAGACTGATTAACTGAGTTTTGCACACACAACAGCATAAAAGGAGAAGGATTTGAGTGCGGTCTGATACTGGTACagacaacataaaaatatgatttgCTGTGTTATGTGTAATTTGGAAAAAGTGGGAGCAATCAACGCAAAACATGTGACTGTGTATGCAAGCACATGTGGGGTGGGACTGGGAGGACATAACCTCCCTTACCATAAACATTATACTGAATACTGGCTCTCTGACATCCACGGAAACATTCATCCGCATGCTGATTAGTAACTGTGCCAACATCGTCCACATCCTTATGCCATCATGGCCTTGCAGTATAATTGAAATTATTGCATCCCTGTTAAATAAAACGGATTACTTTAAATCAAACACACTGTTTCTTCTacgcatttaaaaaaatcttacaatCTGACTACTGTGTCAATCTTACACACAAATGTTACTGTATTAATTGGAGcgtatttttgatttaaaatctaTTTAGAACCTTTCTTCTGATGGACTATGAaagattaaaatattacaaGCATGGTGGAAAAtaccttaaaaaaatatacatgtgtatatgtggagTTTTTATAGGCTGGTGCGATTGCAAAGTACTACTGTGTCTCAAGACTAATtctaattattaaaataaagtgcTGCTATCATGTGAACCTTTTCGGTATATTTGCTAAATTATTCACTGCtaatgaatgataatgaatGACATGTATAATAATTTATACATACAGataaagtgaaagagaaatgtAACCTATCCACCCCCCATCCTCTCACACTTCCTTTTTACACCACAGTGGAAAATGATTCATGCTTTCAGGGATGCGATGAATGTGTTAGAACTTGAATCATGATAATCCGATATCAGAAATGTACTAAAACCTTTCTGAATGTCCCAGCGGAAGATGTTATAAATTGATTAGCTCATCTACTGTGCTGTTACTTGAGTAATATTATCTGCTATCATCatcataaatctttttttggaTGTCTGTAAGGATCCATGCTTACATTCTCACCAAATTTGTTTGTATTACATTCTTGACATAAGAAATGACGATGACACCTTTTCATTTTGCGCTTTTCCAATACCCACAGTCGGTGTttccattaatttaatttgtgtgtcACTACTGTATCTGTGCTTCCCTGTTGGCAGGGTCAGAATCCAGCCGTCTTTTTCGGGAGCTGCTGAGCATTATGGGAAAGTGCGAAGCATGGTCTGTTGTGTAGTAAATTGAGAAGGAAAGTGATTCATTTAGAATTAGTTCTTGAAATTTGAAACACAGAGCTCTTGCTCCTCACTATATAACCACACGATGTCACTTTCCAATGAAGTcagtattttaaagaaataaaataacttttattttaagctTTGTGAGAgagaattttaaatgaatgggtgttttttaaatgaactgtcaGAACTTACTTCAACATTTGAGCATGGTCTTGTAATAGTTTATCTAACAAcctaaaaatcacaaaatatggagatacatggtttttaCTGTACAGCAATGATATTTATCATATTCCAGTGGAATATGGAGTTGGTGTTGTTTAGACTGAGCTGTGCAAGAGCAATGCATCTGCAACCACCACCGTTTAATAATGTGACATGGATCTCAGTAGCAGTAATTAACCATCATTACCAGTGTTTTTGGCTTTATGGCACAGAAAGACACgtacatgaaacacacacacacattatgctACTTCTACTCAGCAAATGTACAGCATTGCTGCCACAAGGCGGGGAAGTTGGCCTAGGGTCCATATTCTTTAGTTGAAATTTCTATGTATGCTTTACGTATAGGCTGAACAGAGCCCATGAATAGTATAGTATTGCCTGTGGAGCTAAAGCCAGATATTTCATATGCCTCTTTGCCATAGAGGTCCGCTGTTGtccaagttaaaaaaaaaacacacatcagtgagtcacacagTTGCACACATGTTGCTTCATTACCATGAACGTTGACTCTCTCGTTTGTTTTGAGTCCATCACACAAACATTGTCCTGCTgatgtaaatactcactagctCACCGAATGTGAATTAATCCACACCTGAGAGCCACTGACAGAGTGGAAGAAAATACTGAGAGACTGACTGATGCATTGTTGGTCTTGGTCTTTTTCATGGGAATTGTTGACAGTAACAAAAGGTATAGCGTATCGCCAGACAAAACTGATGTAGCATTTCCTTCGGCAAAATTATAATCATTCATTCAACAGTGACAGGCTCTTACTAGTGAATGTAGTATTTCTATGTGCACAGTCCTCATCACACTGTTTACTGCTTCCTGGCACTTTTGATTTTAGTTCCAAAGAGTGTCATGTGAACTCACGTCTCGCTGTTACAACAGCCTGCTCACAAAACTGTTTCAACTAGATGTGCGTTCGGCAGGGAAGTATCGGATAGCAAGGTTGATTTAAGCAGCGGCCTGGTGGATGGGCGCTCTGCTCTCGGGAGATTTACAGTTCTCTTGTGAATTATAAATGAAGTGCAGCGCTGGGGCCGTGGCAGCAGGTTAGGGTAATAACCATCTCAGCCCACAGCTCTAACATCAGCTAAATGAAATCAGCCTCTTCTCTGGAGAAGCGCTGCTTGctattataaaaatgaatgtacaggtgttttaattatttttttttagacaggCTAGTGCTGTGGCTCCAGGGACAGCAATGTTGGATGATCAACCACTTCCAGATGGAAGTCAACAATGTTGAACtgccatgaatttttttttacattcttggtccccagaggatgaagttGAAGGACTTTGGTGATATCCTcccttttcctctagtgccatcatAACATTTGTGTCTTTTGGTGAAGAATCTCAATGACTATTGAATGGATTACCATAAAATCTGTTTCAGACATTTGTGTTCTGCTCAGGATGAGTTATAATAACTTTGGAGATCCTCTGACTATGCTCACAGAGAATGCATGCATATTTTTTCAGCTGGTGATGGGGTTTCATTATCAAAGTGTATCATCAAATTCTAAATGACATCGTCTCTCAAAGTTAAGTCAATGGAAAGATTCGGGCTCACTTTCCTCACTGAAAGCTCAATAATAATTCTTTTAATGTGTTAGTCAGGTGTATCAGACACTCAAAGCCAGAGAGAAGATAGGTAAACAAATCCCAGGGATAAAGCTCtctctgtgtaaaaaaaacataacaagaacaagaacatttatattgtttatttg
This genomic interval from Xiphias gladius isolate SHS-SW01 ecotype Sanya breed wild chromosome 21, ASM1685928v1, whole genome shotgun sequence contains the following:
- the LOC120807076 gene encoding amphoterin-induced protein 1-like: MMGDSLCLSHRATEAVPSRRSLITVLPFALLLPTVRVSAQLMGSPLDCHKTCVCASNIVSCSKMNLTNVPLGLPQYTAVLDLSFNSITRLRAEWTPVKLGRLHSLLLSNNGLTFLSSEAFVHVTKLRYLDLSSNGLVLLDEFIFEPLEHLEVLLLYNNHISQIDRSAFSGLISLQRLYLSQNQISRFPLELVKERSRLKTLRLLDVSSNRIKVLPLHELRALPAWIKNGLYFHNNTLPCSCELYDVVVRWHLKELSSVTDFRSSHTCVLPGTQKEKMPILDLDKVNLNCSEVKSMDEEAYLEQFLVLDCDTREKDMMKSWVLPGNIPVSPANKTAVMRPDGSLQIGPLRAEDSGVYTCYATSDSLNETLYVTVVVFNSTLSGGLENLKTAYTTLVACLVSIVMVLIYLYLTPCRCACCPGHGLEKNDPQDSLHSSTASISQAHEETGQERVEGGGFPYRHVGFLEIKDQLEQNGRLNPIGEEDEEWQGENRERRRSDAESVSSVCSDTPMVL